A stretch of the Corylus avellana chromosome ca6, CavTom2PMs-1.0 genome encodes the following:
- the LOC132184578 gene encoding probable calcium-binding protein CML27, with protein MATNSSPNPSQKKQSVYLQNMDEVEKVFKRFDANGDGRISVSELGAVLESLGSTFSNEDELRNIMNELDSDHDGFISLPEFAAFCRSGAEDGGASELREAFGLYDQDNNGLISASELHLVLSRLGMNCSIEDCHRMIRSVDSDGDGNVNFEEFEQMMTNTNKNGNSNGSAPVPAP; from the coding sequence ATGGCAACGAACTCAAGCCCGAACCCGAGCCAAAAGAAGCAGTCGGTCTACCTTCAGAACATGGACGAGGTGGAGAAGGTATTCAAGCGCTTCGACGCCAACGGCGACGGGAGGATCTCCGTGTCGGAGCTCGGAGCCGTCCTTGAATCGCTCGGATCTACATTCTCCAACGAAGACGAGCTCCGAAACATAATGAACGAGCTAGACTCGGACCACGACGGCTTCATCTCGCTCCCGGAGTTCGCGGCCTTCTGCCGCTCCGGCGCCGAGGACGGCGGTGCGTCGGAGCTCCGCGAAGCCTTCGGGCTCTACGATCAGGACAACAACGGCCTGATCTCGGCCTCCGAGCTCCATCTCGTGCTCAGCCGACTCGGTATGAATTGCTCCATCGAAGACTGTCACCGCATGATCCGCTCAGTCGACTCCGACGGAGACGGAAACGTCAATTTCGAGGAATTCGAGCAGATGATGACCAACACCAACAAAAACGGCAACAGCAATGGCTCTGCGCCCGTGCCCGCGCCGTAG
- the LOC132183673 gene encoding uncharacterized protein LOC132183673: MTSRTQKNLGRRFIGCGKYKSESDRGCDYFMWVDEEAMLPVSQFDAQIADQKKGFETEVAKLTLQIAAEKYKNNSIEKNLRMSLATCLILAFLLLSCFVNDREKRHCTVSRAMLP, from the exons ATGACTTCTCGCACGCAGAAAAATCTTGGTAGAAGGTTTATTGGATGCGGTAAATATAAG AGCGAAAGTGATCGgggttgtgattattttatgtgGGTTGACGAAGAAGCTATGCTCCCTGTGTCACAGTTTGATGCCCAAATAGCTGATCAGAAGAAAGGTTTTGAAACTGAAGTGGCAAAGTTGACGTTGCAAATTGCTGCTgaaaagtacaaaaataatagcattgaaaaaaacttaaggatgtcattggccacttgtttgatcttagcttttttgttgttgtcttgttttgttaatgATAGGGAGAAACGTCATTGCACTGTTAGTAGGGCAATGTTGCCGTGA